One Parashewanella spongiae genomic window, ATGAACAAAAAAGTACTCAATAACTTATACTCAGGTACTTAGTACTTCGAGCTTGTGCCTTGCACTGAAACCCTTTAGCTCTTGCTAAGTGAGAGATTAATTACTGTAACTGGTATAACGTTCGACCGTACGTTGATGAAGCCATAACGAGTAGAAAGAATTAGTATAACCAGAGATCCTGATTAATATCCCCGTGATAAGTACCCAGTCAAACGTAATCGAATATTTTTCTTGCTGAAACGTCTGTAATTAACGACTTCTTGAGAAAAAAGCATTTGACTAGGTACTTACTTGAAGATACAACTTTCAGAGCATTTTCAACGGTAAGTTTTTCAAGGCGTGAAAGTGCTTGCAGCTATATTATCCTAAAAACATCAGTTGAACGCTGAGTATATGAGTAACTGTTTGAGTCAATAAGATGACTTTATCATCATGGCTTTCACCCAATGAGTGAAGCGCTCTACGCTCACAAGCTTGCTAAAATGACTGCTATCTGCGTTGTAACTTTTGCAAGTAGAATAACTTGCTGCAAGCTACGCCTTACTATCAGCCATTTTTTCTATGCTTGAGAACGCAGTCAACTGATGCTTCTAGGATTATTGATAAAGTCTTCTGCCTTCCCGAATGACTTCAATAAGTTCAGGAGCACTCAATTTTTTCTTCAATCGCTGTGTTAAGTCAGGATTATAAATCCGGTACTTCCCATGATTATCAATGACAGTAACTTCATCATTTTGATAAATAGCGAAAGCTTTTTGATCCGAAACATAAATCCAATCCTGCGAATCAGGGCTCATTAAGCTTTGACCTGAACTGTAATCCGTTGATGGATTGGTGCAACCAAGAATCAGGCTCATTAAGGTTGGTGCAATGCCATAGTGGCTGGTGCGGTAGTTTACTTTTCTAGCGCCTAATTGTAGTCCATGTATGATCAGTGGCACATTCACATTTTCAGGAGTAAGCGAGCTTTTAGTGTTATTTGAATTAATATCAAAAGCTGCACCTTTTGCACCAGTTACGATAACGATTGTGTCTTTATCAATGTTTGAAATAAGTACTTTTAATTGTTGATCAGTAAAGTGTGCCGCTTGTCTGTATTGGTTGAATAAGACTCGTTGTTCTGGTTGGTATTCTATAGGGGCTTTGATGGTTTTAATCCCCAAAAAGCCTACGGGCGTATCGTAAGTGGCTGTGGCGTTTAAAGTGACCAGTGCTAACCAAGGCTTGATTTGTTTTTTACGCCAGTTTTTAAACGATTTAACTACAGCAACGTCAGTCATCGCGCTATTTTGAGGTTTAGGTGTTAGATTCAGCTTGAAGTCATTAAACATTGCTTTGGGTGAGCTGTAGTCGATATTAGTTTGATCTGAAAATAGCTCAAGATCATAACCAGATTTCTTTAATTGTTGAGTGATTACAGGGCTAGTATAAGAGAGCTCGATGGCACTTGAATAGCTGCCTTGTATGGCATAAAGCATAGAAAACATACCGCTATTAAAGCTTGTTCCGCCGCTAAAGTGATGGGTGAAATGTAAACTTTCTTGTGAATATTGATAAAGAAAAGGCATGGTGTCGGAGTTCACCATGTCTTTACGGAAGCTATTAACAGAGATAAAGAGAATATTTGGTTTGATATCTGATTTACATTGTGGAAAAGTTAACGGGTAAGTTAACGAACCATCGTTATGGCTGTTGAGCTTTGTGCTGTCTTGACGTTCGATGCCATGGCGTTCCATAAATGTTTTTGCTGTGGCTGGATAAGACAGTGGGTACGCATCATCATAACGAGTGATATCAGTAACATTAGTCGCATCGGCCCATATATGGGATAAGTGACTGCTAACAAAACAAATCCCAATAATAATAAGCACTTTATGGCCGAAATTACATTTTTGAAGTGTTACGATACGTTTCCATAAATAATTGGCTAAGGTTAATTGAAATGCCAAAAATAATACGGGCGCGAGTAGCAATTTTCCACCACTCAATAGCGAGTTAATATCGGTCCAAGCGAGTTCAAAAGCAAAAGGGCTCAGATGCAGACCATAGTCAGAAAATATGACTGTGTCATATAACAGTATACATTGACCGATTGTCGCAATAGTGGCTGCAAAGCCACGTAATACTCTTGAATAAGGTGCGAGTAAGGTAACTGGAAACAAGAATATCAAATAAATAATAAAAGCAAGAAAGCTGAACTGCCCGACGGTGTAAAGAATTAAATAGCTCCAACCTAACCAAGTATCTGGTTCACCTAGAGTAGAGATATACCGCGAACCAATAATAATGGCGAGTAAGCCATTAAAAAATGCGAACCAATGACCCCAATTGATTAGATTAGAAACCTTATCTCTATTGAGTTGGATATTATGTTCAAACATATTTTTTTGCATCGGTATTATTGGCCCGTCGGTCGATATTTAATTCAGTAATTACGTTTTTATTGTATTGAATTTAATTAATTAATCCAGTTTAGTTGATTGTGCTAATGCTTTTGCAAACTGCTCAGCAACAGCTGGCCTTGCAGAATCGGGGATTTTGGTTTG contains:
- a CDS encoding DUF3413 domain-containing protein — encoded protein: MFEHNIQLNRDKVSNLINWGHWFAFFNGLLAIIIGSRYISTLGEPDTWLGWSYLILYTVGQFSFLAFIIYLIFLFPVTLLAPYSRVLRGFAATIATIGQCILLYDTVIFSDYGLHLSPFAFELAWTDINSLLSGGKLLLAPVLFLAFQLTLANYLWKRIVTLQKCNFGHKVLIIIGICFVSSHLSHIWADATNVTDITRYDDAYPLSYPATAKTFMERHGIERQDSTKLNSHNDGSLTYPLTFPQCKSDIKPNILFISVNSFRKDMVNSDTMPFLYQYSQESLHFTHHFSGGTSFNSGMFSMLYAIQGSYSSAIELSYTSPVITQQLKKSGYDLELFSDQTNIDYSSPKAMFNDFKLNLTPKPQNSAMTDVAVVKSFKNWRKKQIKPWLALVTLNATATYDTPVGFLGIKTIKAPIEYQPEQRVLFNQYRQAAHFTDQQLKVLISNIDKDTIVIVTGAKGAAFDINSNNTKSSLTPENVNVPLIIHGLQLGARKVNYRTSHYGIAPTLMSLILGCTNPSTDYSSGQSLMSPDSQDWIYVSDQKAFAIYQNDEVTVIDNHGKYRIYNPDLTQRLKKKLSAPELIEVIREGRRLYQ